From the genome of Biomphalaria glabrata chromosome 1, xgBioGlab47.1, whole genome shotgun sequence, one region includes:
- the LOC106072258 gene encoding FAST kinase domain-containing protein 5, mitochondrial-like, producing MIQLHKWANAIMKSFKQNPMTHLRFISTKKYRPGHLYRNESLRKSPENITTYKVYQTQPVKINVSAERKKQDLISVVKLEPKGVSSQVFKLSQMRTRESEWNTEGSFSIDKAPVWFSKIHQDLIKYVKFPVASTGHKDYNLWTLQLMTTSELMSMAQGAKAGDNDTKNVITALWRRLDAMSMEERLTVADIFYLNNIPSKNYYSALFTYVDEMLEYLEFTPLQIARLAFHIKVHGDAPKTLYLTTEELMLKNLSNFDMNLIAIICHLFFIGQNRLQCFQLLDRIATRLLDDFKTVNHHYLPLLMKMLRYSNYINISFYKTLGDKVIEMNVFQSFNSMSSIMHFAFTYASVRITHPDIFTQILFRCDKMEHRARIKDIAKIVWACGTLVTDHPEHLKLIQTILNKVKRKLSLDEVWRYPDNLVDFLMGLALLNIYPVELYNKLFHPETIKMIFGLKSDRDKIMQLQFFDQSLLIECPHYSGNTLTESDRIHMLKQLKFISLEVDLKLRTSVTPAMKALQSWLGDKFVHCTFVLPHFKTADLVVVYDKKQKCFIEPTSVLLPSSISELNKLDTENIERVVLQLLSKAQTTYDNKPLGMLHCKTRQLQALGYKVILVAAEEAETYSLIGQEATQQLLLSHLSSLLGVTLK from the exons ATGATACAACTTCATAAGTGGGCAAATGCTATAATGAAATCATTCAAACAAAATCCAATGACTCATCTTAGATTTATTTCAACTAAGAAATATCGTCCTGGACATCTTTATAGAAATGAGAGTTTAAGAAAATCCCCTGAAAATATCACTACATACAAAGTCTATCAAACCCAGCCTGTAAAAATTAATGTAAGTGCTGAAAGGAAAAAACAAGACCTTATTTCTGTAGTGAAATTGGAACCAAAAGGCGTCAGTTCACAGGTGTTTAAATTATCACAAATGAGGACAAGAGAGTCTGAATGGAACACTGAGGGCTCATTTTCAATTGATAAGGCACCTGTTTGGTTTTCAAAAATACATCAAGATCTGATTAAATATGTCAAGTTTCCAGTAGCTTCTACAG GTCACAAAGATTACAATCTATGGACATTGCAGCTGATGACAACCTCAGAGCTCATGTCCATGGCTCAGGGAGCTAAAGCTGGAGATAATGatacaaaaaatgtaatcacAGCCCTGTGGAGGCGTCTGGATGCTATGAGTATGGAAGAACGGTTGACAGTAGCAGATATATTCTATCTCAATAATATACCTTCCAAGAACTATTACAGTGCACTGTTCACATATGTGGATGAGATGCTTGAATATCTTGAGTTCACGCCATTACAGATAGCTCGCCTTGCATTTCACATCAAAGTCCATGGAGACGCTCCTAAGACATTATATCTTACCACTGAAGAACTGATGCTGAAAAATTTATCAAATTTTGATATGAATCTGATTGCTATTATTTGTCACTTGTTTTTTATTGGGCAGAATCGGCTGCAGTGTTTCCAGCTTTTAGACCGAATTGCTACCAGACTTTTAGATGATTTTAAAACTGTGAATCATCATTATCTACCATTGTTAATGAAAATGCTGAGATATTCTAATTACATTAATATTAGCTTTTATAAAACATTAGGCGACAAGGTGATAGAGATGAATGTTTTTCAGAGTTTTAATTCCATGAGTAGCATCATGCACTTTGCTTTTACATATGCTTCTGTTCGCATCACTCATCCAGACATTTTTACTCAAATCTTATTTCGCTGTGATAAAATGGAGCATAGGGCTAGAATCAAAGATATTGCCAAAATTGTCTGGGCCTGTGGCACGCTTGTTACTGATCACCCTGAGCACCTTAAGCTCATTCAAACGATTCTAAATAAAGTCAAGAGAAAATTATCACTAGATGAGGTGTGGAGGTACCCTGATAACCTGGTGGATTTTTTGATGGGCTTAGCACTGCTGAACATTTACCCAGTGGAGCTGTACAACAAATTATTTCATCCTGAAACAATCAAAATGATTTTTG GACTGAAGTCCGACAGAGATAAGATAATGCAGTTACAATTTTTTGACCAAAGTCTCCTGATAGAATGTCCTCATTATTCTGGAAATACTCTTACTGAG TCAGATAGAATACACATGCTAAAACAACTAAAATTTATTTCCTTGGAAGTGGATTTGAAACTAAGAACTAGTGTGACTCCTGCAATGAAAGCTTTACAGAGTTGGCTTGGAGATAAATTTGTCCACTGTACATTTGTTCTTCCACATTTTAAAACagcag ATCTTGTAGTTGTTTATGACAAGAAACAAAAGTGCTTCATTGAGCCTACTAGTGTACTTCTGCCTTCATCCATATCTGAACTGAACAAACTTGatactgaaaatattgaaag AGTTGTCCTCCAGCTACTAAGTAAAGCACAGACCACATATGACAACAAACCATTGGGTATGCTGCATTGTAAGACAAGACAGCTGCAGGCTCTGGGCTACAAGGTTATTTTA GTTGCAGCAGAAGAAGCTGAGACGTATTCTTTGATTGGCCAGGAAGCAACTCAACAGTTACTTTTGTCTCATTTATCTTCTTTGCTTGGGGTGACTTTGAAGTGA
- the LOC106072253 gene encoding nuclear receptor 2C2-associated protein-like — protein sequence MAAPVDLSGSLKNKVSRIRVSSVLNKDVKQFGKQHLLDGDEETCWNSDQGSNQSVILDFSEDVQVSEIWIQFQGGFVGKVCSLEKQDSSLNTFVNVYTFYPSDSGQTQIFKLPEPVKMSTLKITFEQSTDLFGRITVYNLDIIGRSS from the exons ATGGCTGCGCCCGTAGATCTAAGTGGATCGTTGAAAAATAAAGTTTCACGGATTCG AGTTAGTTCAGTTTTAAACAAAGATGTTAAACAGTTTGGTAAACAGCATTTGTTGGATGGGGATGAAGAAACTTGCTGGAATTCTGACCAG GGTTCCAACCAATCGGTAATCTTGGATTTTTCTGAAGATGTGCAAGTGTCTGAGATTTGGATTCAGTTCCAAGGTGGTTTTGTAGGAAAAGTCTGctctttagaaaaacaagattCATCCCTCAATACTTTTGTCAATGTTTATACTTTCTACCCTTCAGACTCTGGTCAAACACAG aTATTTAAACTTCCTGAACCTGTCAAAATGTCaactttaaaaattacatttgagCAGAGTACAGATCTTTTTGGAAGGATAACGGTATATAATCTAGACATCATTGGAAGATcaagctga